The following are encoded together in the Blautia obeum ATCC 29174 genome:
- a CDS encoding methylated-DNA--[protein]-cysteine S-methyltransferase, with protein MKTREEVLKFGLSFKNVYEERPFKDQNWQLVRVKESKKAFLWIYEKDGYINLNVKVNPEWRDFWRSAYDAVIAGYHQNKEHWNTIILDGTIPDKDIKRMIAESYDIITDSPTKRIYEAVKKIPKGHVATYGKVAEMAGNAKMSRAVGNALHKNPDPEHIPCFRVVNAKGELAGAFAFGGEQTQAKLLEEDGVEVIDGKVDLKKYGIEMI; from the coding sequence ATGAAAACACGTGAAGAGGTATTGAAATTTGGTCTATCCTTTAAAAATGTATATGAGGAACGCCCGTTCAAAGACCAAAACTGGCAGTTGGTGCGCGTGAAGGAAAGTAAGAAAGCATTCCTCTGGATCTACGAAAAAGACGGATATATCAATCTGAATGTCAAGGTAAATCCGGAGTGGCGTGACTTCTGGCGATCGGCGTATGATGCCGTGATCGCAGGTTACCACCAGAATAAAGAGCACTGGAATACCATCATTTTGGATGGAACTATACCAGATAAAGATATCAAAAGAATGATCGCGGAAAGCTATGATATCATCACAGACAGCCCGACAAAACGAATATACGAGGCAGTCAAAAAGATTCCAAAAGGTCATGTCGCAACCTATGGAAAGGTTGCAGAGATGGCAGGTAATGCGAAGATGTCAAGAGCAGTGGGAAATGCTCTCCACAAAAATCCGGACCCGGAACATATTCCGTGTTTCCGAGTTGTGAATGCGAAGGGAGAACTTGCAGGGGCATTTGCGTTTGGCGGAGAACAAACGCAGGCAAAACTTCTTGAAGAGGATGGAGTAGAAGTGATTGACGGTAAGGTTGATCTGAAGAAATATGGAATTGAGATGATTTAG
- a CDS encoding cation:proton antiporter → MLLSISLILILGMFMGWICQKIKLPSLLGMLITGIVLGPYVLNLLDDSILGISAELRKIALIIILTRAGLGLDLSGLKKIGRPAVLMCFVPASFELIGMILLAPKLMGLTVLEAAIMGAVLAAVSPAVVVPRMVKLMDEGYGVNEGIPQLILAGASVDDVYVIVLFSTFVGMMQGEGASILKFVNIPISIFLGIAIGLLIGVLLAYFFKKMHIRDTSKVLIILSISFLLVVMEDKLSTPITFSALIAIMFIGIGLQKKRETVAKRLSVKYGKLWVAAEVFLFVLVGATVNIGYLGKVGVKALIVIIGALVFRMFGVFVCLLGTSLKRKERLFTMLAYTPKATVQAAIGGIPLALGFTCGDLVLTVAVLAIVLTAPLGAFAIDLSYKKLLNR, encoded by the coding sequence ATGTTATTAAGTATTTCGCTGATTCTTATTTTAGGGATGTTTATGGGATGGATATGCCAGAAAATCAAATTGCCGAGTTTACTTGGCATGCTGATCACCGGTATTGTTCTGGGACCATATGTGCTTAATCTGTTGGATGACAGTATTCTTGGAATATCTGCAGAACTTCGTAAAATAGCATTGATCATTATTCTCACAAGAGCAGGTCTTGGACTGGATCTATCTGGGCTTAAAAAGATTGGAAGACCTGCTGTTCTTATGTGTTTTGTGCCTGCGTCTTTTGAACTGATCGGCATGATTTTGCTGGCACCAAAATTAATGGGATTAACCGTATTGGAGGCGGCTATTATGGGGGCAGTACTTGCGGCAGTTTCACCGGCTGTTGTTGTACCCAGAATGGTGAAGCTTATGGATGAAGGCTATGGAGTAAACGAAGGAATTCCACAATTGATTCTTGCAGGTGCATCCGTTGACGATGTGTATGTCATAGTTCTGTTTTCTACCTTTGTTGGGATGATGCAGGGGGAAGGTGCTTCCATACTTAAGTTTGTCAATATTCCCATTTCAATATTCTTGGGAATTGCAATAGGATTATTAATTGGAGTTTTGTTAGCATATTTTTTTAAGAAGATGCATATTCGGGATACGTCAAAGGTTCTTATTATTTTGAGTATTTCGTTTTTACTTGTAGTAATGGAAGATAAATTGTCAACTCCAATTACATTTTCAGCATTGATCGCTATTATGTTTATCGGCATAGGATTACAGAAAAAGAGGGAAACTGTTGCAAAAAGACTTTCTGTAAAATATGGAAAGCTATGGGTTGCGGCAGAAGTCTTTTTGTTTGTGCTTGTAGGAGCAACGGTAAACATCGGATACCTTGGAAAAGTCGGAGTGAAGGCTCTGATTGTTATTATTGGTGCATTGGTATTTAGAATGTTTGGCGTATTTGTATGCCTGTTAGGAACAAGTCTTAAAAGAAAAGAAAGGCTGTTTACGATGCTGGCATATACACCGAAAGCAACTGTCCAGGCTGCAATTGGGGGGATTCCGCTTGCATTAGGTTTTACCTGTGGAGATCTGGTACTTACAGTGGCGGTTCTTGCGATAGTACTTACGGCACCGTTGGGGGCATTTGCCATCGATTTGTCGTATAAGAAGTTATTAAATAGATAG
- a CDS encoding esterase has translation MHVYRYGNMEADIVLIQLAGNHDISEIKDEVAEIQHLTSMDFELIAVKVDDWNKELSPWKTPAVFGNEDFGDGAVQTLEEILLLCSDKSKTYYIGGYSLSGLFSLWAACQTDLFSGIAAASPSVWFPGFIDYMKEYKIKSKNVYLSLGNKEEKTRNPVMAKVGDCIREGHEWIKAEGVNCTFEWNQGGHFKEPMTRTARAFAWVMQQNRNESRVEKDHL, from the coding sequence ATGCACGTTTACAGATATGGAAACATGGAGGCAGATATTGTTCTAATTCAGTTGGCTGGTAATCATGATATATCTGAAATCAAAGATGAAGTAGCAGAAATTCAGCATCTGACCTCTATGGATTTTGAACTTATTGCAGTGAAAGTTGATGATTGGAATAAGGAATTGTCCCCATGGAAGACTCCTGCCGTATTTGGAAATGAGGATTTTGGAGACGGAGCGGTACAGACATTGGAAGAGATTTTGCTATTATGTTCAGATAAAAGTAAAACGTATTATATTGGGGGATATTCTCTTTCAGGGCTGTTTTCATTATGGGCTGCCTGTCAGACAGATCTGTTCTCCGGGATTGCGGCAGCATCGCCGTCTGTCTGGTTTCCGGGATTTATAGATTACATGAAAGAGTATAAGATAAAGAGTAAAAATGTATATCTTAGTCTTGGAAATAAAGAAGAAAAAACTCGAAATCCTGTTATGGCAAAAGTAGGAGACTGTATCAGAGAAGGGCATGAATGGATAAAAGCAGAAGGAGTGAACTGTACGTTTGAGTGGAACCAGGGGGGACATTTCAAAGAACCGATGACTAGAACTGCGAGGGCATTTGCCTGGGTGATGCAGCAAAATAGAAACGAAAGCAGAGTAGAGAAGGATCATCTATGA
- a CDS encoding M20 family metallopeptidase: MSIKEEIHGLTDEILTNLERLVAIDSQLGTPSEGKPFGEGPAKVLEEALKIADELGFKTVNLDNYCGYAEMGEGEEIVGIAGHLDIVPVGGDWTYDPFKLTREGDHVYGRGTTDDKGPVLEALYAMKLLRDSGVKLNKRVRLIMGCNEETGSKCMEHYNEVAEEVSCGFTPDANFPCIHGEKGMVMMTAYSKNTRIISMNGGFVSNAVCDTCNTVVPAEAGLKEKLEAALAETKLQEYKITEENGEISIYAKGVPAHASTPTLGVNAAGVTFECLAKAGFEDDFVKFYNEHIGTACDGSGLGLKFEDEYGELTLCNGIVKTEDGVVSCTIDIRVPVTLKGDEVRKMCEDKLEDENGRIEIHMIGDSLFFPRESPLVNALYKAYVDVTGDTENKPMVIGGGTYAKSLKNIIAFGPEMPGIDYRIHGADEFILVSGMEEAVLVYMEAIKNLLAI; this comes from the coding sequence ATGAGTATCAAAGAAGAAATTCATGGATTAACAGATGAGATACTGACAAATCTCGAAAGACTGGTTGCAATTGATTCACAGCTTGGAACTCCGTCAGAAGGGAAACCGTTTGGGGAAGGCCCGGCCAAGGTACTGGAAGAGGCACTTAAGATTGCCGATGAACTTGGGTTTAAGACTGTAAACCTGGACAATTACTGTGGATATGCTGAAATGGGCGAGGGCGAAGAAATCGTTGGTATTGCCGGACATCTTGATATTGTACCGGTTGGTGGAGACTGGACTTATGATCCATTCAAACTGACCAGAGAAGGTGACCATGTCTATGGACGTGGAACTACAGATGACAAGGGTCCGGTTCTGGAAGCACTTTATGCAATGAAACTGCTTCGTGATTCCGGCGTAAAACTCAATAAGAGAGTTCGTTTGATCATGGGATGCAACGAAGAAACTGGATCAAAATGTATGGAACATTATAACGAAGTTGCAGAAGAAGTATCCTGTGGTTTCACACCAGATGCGAATTTCCCGTGCATTCATGGTGAAAAGGGAATGGTGATGATGACAGCATATTCTAAGAACACCAGGATTATTTCCATGAATGGTGGCTTTGTTTCTAACGCTGTCTGCGATACCTGTAATACCGTTGTTCCGGCGGAAGCAGGGCTGAAAGAAAAACTGGAAGCAGCTCTTGCTGAAACAAAACTTCAGGAATACAAAATAACAGAAGAAAACGGTGAGATCAGTATTTACGCAAAAGGTGTTCCGGCACATGCCAGCACACCGACTCTTGGTGTTAATGCAGCAGGTGTGACATTTGAATGCCTTGCAAAAGCCGGATTCGAAGATGACTTCGTAAAATTCTATAATGAACATATCGGAACGGCATGCGATGGCTCCGGACTTGGTCTTAAATTTGAAGATGAGTACGGAGAACTGACTCTGTGCAACGGAATTGTTAAGACAGAGGACGGAGTGGTTTCCTGTACGATCGATATCCGTGTACCGGTTACTCTTAAGGGAGACGAAGTACGCAAGATGTGCGAAGACAAACTGGAAGATGAGAATGGACGTATCGAGATCCATATGATCGGTGATTCCCTGTTTTTCCCGAGAGAATCCCCGCTCGTAAACGCTCTGTACAAGGCATATGTAGATGTGACCGGCGATACAGAAAACAAACCAATGGTAATCGGTGGTGGAACTTATGCGAAGTCACTCAAGAACATTATCGCATTCGGACCGGAAATGCCGGGAATTGATTATCGTATCCATGGGGCAGACGAATTTATTCTTGTATCAGGAATGGAAGAAGCTGTGCTTGTATATATGGAAGCAATCAAAAATCTTCTTGCAATCTAA
- a CDS encoding MATE family efflux transporter, protein MSAQVRDMTKGSPAKLILLFAVPLMLGNIFQQLYTMVDTIVVGQVAGVQALAALGAVEWIMWMTLGVSTGVTQGFSILISQHYGAKKWNDLKKTVAHSYLLTAVTAILLLLISQLAARWLLVLLNTPDNIIGMSLIYLRIVFCGIPIVAAYNIFASVLRALGNSRTPLIAMIIAAFINVVLDLVFVAGFNWSVAGAALATVIAQAFSAFYCFLIVRKIEIVHTDRDDFAKVPGLNRKLFGLGAPILFQDVIISVGGLAVQFVINGYGFLFVAGFTATNKLYGVLEMAAISYGYAVVSYVGQNLGAGEITRIKKGVHASSFLAFLTSAFISIVMFLFGKTLLSMFISGDPEQTSQVLAIAWHYLSIMASCLCILYFLYVYRSALQGLGNTMIPMLSGVVEFFVRVGVALLLPKLIGQNGIFYAEIAAWTGAAVLLMISYYINIRKFA, encoded by the coding sequence ATGTCAGCTCAGGTTCGTGATATGACCAAAGGATCTCCGGCAAAACTGATTCTGCTTTTTGCAGTACCGTTAATGCTGGGGAATATTTTTCAACAGTTGTATACAATGGTGGATACGATTGTTGTTGGCCAGGTTGCCGGTGTACAGGCACTTGCAGCGCTTGGCGCAGTTGAGTGGATCATGTGGATGACACTTGGAGTTTCTACCGGTGTTACGCAGGGATTCTCAATCCTGATCTCGCAGCATTATGGGGCAAAGAAATGGAATGATCTGAAAAAGACAGTTGCCCATAGTTATCTGCTTACCGCAGTGACGGCTATACTGCTCCTTCTGATCAGTCAGCTTGCTGCCAGATGGCTCCTTGTTCTGTTAAATACACCGGATAATATTATTGGAATGTCACTGATTTATCTCAGAATCGTATTTTGCGGGATTCCGATCGTAGCGGCCTATAATATTTTTGCATCTGTGCTGCGGGCACTTGGAAACAGCAGGACACCGTTGATCGCAATGATTATTGCAGCTTTTATCAATGTAGTGCTGGATCTTGTTTTTGTCGCAGGTTTTAACTGGAGTGTGGCAGGAGCTGCACTGGCAACCGTTATCGCACAGGCTTTTTCAGCTTTTTACTGTTTCCTTATTGTTCGTAAAATTGAAATCGTACATACAGACAGGGACGATTTTGCAAAAGTTCCAGGGTTGAATCGAAAATTATTTGGACTTGGAGCGCCAATTCTGTTTCAGGACGTGATCATTTCTGTGGGTGGGCTGGCTGTTCAGTTTGTTATTAATGGATATGGATTTTTGTTTGTTGCCGGTTTTACTGCGACAAATAAACTTTACGGAGTATTGGAGATGGCAGCAATCTCTTACGGCTATGCAGTGGTCTCCTATGTCGGACAAAATCTGGGAGCCGGAGAGATCACGAGAATCAAAAAAGGAGTTCATGCGAGCTCGTTTCTTGCCTTTCTTACATCTGCGTTTATCAGTATAGTGATGTTTCTTTTTGGAAAGACGCTGCTTTCGATGTTTATTTCCGGAGATCCAGAGCAGACAAGTCAGGTACTGGCAATCGCCTGGCATTATCTTTCTATTATGGCATCCTGCCTGTGTATCCTTTATTTTCTGTATGTATACCGTTCTGCATTACAGGGGCTCGGAAATACCATGATTCCGATGTTGAGCGGAGTGGTAGAATTTTTTGTCAGAGTCGGTGTGGCACTTTTACTACCGAAACTGATTGGTCAGAATGGGATTTTCTATGCAGAGATTGCAGCGTGGACAGGAGCTGCTGTTTTGCTGATGATCAGTTATTATATCAACATTCGCAAATTTGCCTGA
- a CDS encoding pyridoxamine 5'-phosphate oxidase family protein has product MFRPIRRKKKEMDIDAAKELLQCSRRGVLAVNGDDGYPYAVPVNYFYDSDAGKIYFHGARVGHKVDALKASDKVCFTVYGNETIKEEVWAPFVQSTVVFGRCHLVEKGAEATEILKKLAAKYYPNEQLIDEEIERSGKAVQLFEIEIEHISGKEIQEK; this is encoded by the coding sequence ATGTTCAGACCGATTCGAAGAAAGAAAAAAGAAATGGATATTGATGCAGCAAAAGAACTTCTGCAGTGCAGCAGACGAGGGGTGCTTGCAGTAAATGGGGATGATGGATATCCTTATGCAGTCCCTGTCAACTATTTTTATGACAGCGATGCAGGAAAAATATATTTTCATGGAGCACGTGTCGGACACAAAGTAGATGCCTTAAAAGCCAGCGACAAGGTATGTTTTACCGTTTACGGAAATGAAACCATCAAAGAAGAGGTGTGGGCACCGTTTGTACAGAGCACAGTTGTATTTGGCAGATGCCATCTGGTAGAAAAAGGAGCAGAAGCAACAGAAATCCTGAAAAAGCTTGCGGCGAAATACTATCCGAATGAACAACTGATCGATGAAGAAATAGAACGTTCGGGAAAAGCTGTACAGCTTTTTGAGATAGAAATTGAACATATCAGTGGTAAAGAAATTCAGGAAAAGTAA
- a CDS encoding RluA family pseudouridine synthase — protein sequence MKKYLTITVREQMQGMTVEKVLYDYLELTKKQVSRAKFRPDGICKNKVQCRVTEKVSMGDEICICLETDEIQSAQLVLAKIQGERLCILYEDEDILAVNKPAGVLTHPAGMHYSDSLANQVAAYFQERNLSVCIRPIGRLDKETSGIVLFAKNQVAAQRLQEQRETGVLEKQYLALVDGNLPKDQDDIWHTIDFPIKKIGNHPLRMEAVKKSSSAENEKYIAHQLTDYINCFQAVTHYHVLYSTDKWSAIKLKLDTGRTHQIRVHMQAIGHPLLGDSIYNTSTMNREQCTIYRAALHAWKVRLRQPFNGRKIELEVPVPEDFKKYGGFYVSSGS from the coding sequence ATGAAAAAATATCTTACGATAACAGTAAGGGAGCAGATGCAGGGAATGACTGTTGAAAAAGTCCTTTATGATTATCTGGAACTGACCAAAAAGCAGGTCAGTCGTGCAAAATTCCGCCCGGATGGTATTTGCAAAAATAAAGTACAGTGCAGAGTAACAGAGAAAGTTTCTATGGGAGATGAAATTTGTATATGCCTGGAAACAGATGAAATACAGTCTGCACAGCTGGTTTTGGCAAAGATTCAGGGAGAGAGACTGTGTATTTTGTATGAAGATGAAGACATACTGGCAGTAAATAAACCGGCAGGAGTGTTAACGCATCCGGCGGGTATGCACTATAGTGATAGCCTGGCAAATCAGGTTGCTGCATATTTTCAGGAAAGAAATCTTTCAGTCTGTATACGTCCAATCGGCCGATTGGATAAGGAAACATCCGGAATCGTTTTGTTTGCCAAAAATCAGGTTGCAGCACAGAGATTGCAGGAACAGCGTGAAACAGGAGTCTTAGAAAAACAGTATCTTGCTTTGGTGGATGGAAACCTGCCGAAGGATCAGGATGATATTTGGCATACGATAGACTTTCCGATTAAAAAAATTGGAAATCATCCGCTTCGAATGGAAGCAGTAAAAAAGAGCAGCAGTGCAGAAAATGAAAAATATATTGCACATCAGTTAACTGATTATATAAATTGTTTTCAGGCAGTGACACATTATCATGTCCTTTACAGTACGGATAAATGGTCGGCAATAAAGTTAAAACTGGATACAGGACGGACGCACCAGATTCGGGTGCATATGCAGGCAATTGGACATCCACTGCTTGGTGATTCCATATATAATACATCAACAATGAACCGAGAACAGTGTACAATTTATCGTGCAGCATTACATGCCTGGAAAGTAAGACTTCGACAGCCATTCAACGGCAGGAAGATAGAACTGGAGGTACCTGTGCCGGAAGATTTTAAGAAATATGGAGGTTTTTATGTCAGCTCAGGTTCGTGA
- a CDS encoding LysR family transcriptional regulator — protein MTIRHLNIFVAVADYGSMSAAARHLYLSQPTVSQAIRELEKHYNGLLFERLGKKLYLTERGELLLPRARELVRQFEETEELILNQGQSLTLKLGSTITVGTCLTPRLIPELQKSCPDVKVSSYVSNTRAIEQKLLRSELDVGIVEGEIYSPDLHVLPIVDDRLVLAVGKEHPFYLKKVLHVQDLEQEQFAMREQGSGTRQLFEDYATRHQISFQTVWEANSPGTLLNAVLYDGVLSVMSLRLMYHEIRNDSIHVFQNENGEWNRKFKLVYHKNKFLTPAVHELERILHSYRNVEIPENAGILR, from the coding sequence ATGACGATTCGGCATTTGAATATTTTTGTTGCAGTGGCAGATTATGGTTCCATGAGTGCAGCTGCAAGACATTTATATTTATCTCAGCCAACGGTAAGCCAGGCGATACGGGAACTGGAAAAACATTATAATGGTTTGCTGTTTGAACGCCTAGGGAAAAAGCTGTATCTTACAGAACGGGGGGAACTTCTTCTGCCGAGAGCAAGAGAACTGGTCCGCCAGTTTGAGGAAACAGAAGAATTGATATTGAATCAGGGCCAGTCATTAACCCTGAAACTGGGTTCAACGATCACAGTAGGAACCTGTCTGACTCCGCGTTTGATTCCTGAACTTCAGAAAAGTTGTCCTGATGTAAAAGTTTCTTCGTATGTAAGCAACACGAGAGCGATTGAACAGAAATTACTGCGTTCTGAGCTTGATGTAGGAATTGTAGAAGGAGAAATTTATTCTCCTGATCTTCATGTGCTTCCAATCGTAGATGATCGCCTTGTTCTTGCAGTGGGGAAAGAACATCCTTTTTATTTAAAAAAAGTATTGCATGTGCAGGATCTTGAGCAGGAACAGTTTGCAATGCGAGAACAGGGGAGTGGGACACGGCAGTTGTTTGAAGATTATGCGACACGGCATCAGATTTCTTTTCAGACAGTATGGGAGGCAAACAGCCCTGGAACATTACTTAATGCCGTGCTTTATGATGGTGTCCTTTCGGTGATGTCTTTGCGGCTGATGTATCACGAGATCAGAAATGACAGTATTCATGTTTTTCAGAATGAAAATGGCGAGTGGAATCGGAAATTTAAACTTGTGTATCACAAAAATAAATTTCTGACGCCTGCGGTCCATGAACTGGAAAGAATCCTGCATTCCTATCGAAACGTAGAGATACCGGAAAATGCTGGAATATTGAGATAA
- a CDS encoding CinA family protein yields the protein MEQTQKDNIIKKLIDTHTTVSTMESCTSGMIASTITDTEGASAIFPGGYVTYLNETKIFIGVEEEIIRKYGVYSKECAEEMARTVQEKMHTDIAIGITGTTGNIDPNNADSMQGVVYFCIRVKDKENTFEVHAEVAGMNRHEIKQMYTDMVFEKLQTLVM from the coding sequence ATGGAACAGACACAAAAAGACAATATCATTAAGAAGTTGATTGATACACATACAACGGTTTCCACGATGGAGAGCTGCACGTCAGGTATGATTGCATCTACGATCACAGATACAGAAGGAGCATCTGCAATCTTTCCGGGAGGATATGTGACATATCTGAATGAAACGAAAATTTTCATCGGCGTGGAGGAAGAAATCATCCGAAAGTATGGTGTGTACTCAAAAGAATGTGCCGAAGAGATGGCGAGAACCGTGCAGGAAAAAATGCATACAGACATTGCCATTGGAATAACCGGGACGACCGGAAATATTGATCCGAATAATGCAGACAGTATGCAGGGAGTTGTGTATTTTTGCATTCGCGTAAAAGATAAAGAAAATACTTTTGAGGTGCATGCAGAGGTTGCAGGAATGAATCGGCATGAGATCAAGCAGATGTATACGGATATGGTATTTGAAAAACTTCAGACACTTGTGATGTAG